Below is a genomic region from Rosa chinensis cultivar Old Blush chromosome 5, RchiOBHm-V2, whole genome shotgun sequence.
actccaactggagtcataaatgtttttaattatgaattaagaacttttgacactcttgtgttcagaactggcaggagactagcttatcaccagaaggcaatcctagataatctcttatttgcttttcaagaaagaagcagtggtctaatgttcccagcactctttgcactagctgaagaactatatgagaacgccagaccacaatttgaagaaagtcataaacagcagagtgctgtaaggaaagaaaaaattctcttccttgaaagtccagaaagtgctagagttcctgtcatggcacttaatgaatcagactggcatgaattccatagtctgataggaagacataatccagaagacctagttcctccaactctctttattgtttcaggtccttatgttggaagatacctggttaatgttcagagtgaacatcctcaagaacacaagctctggcttgttgaaaatggttttgtccataatctgtggactaaaacaaatgatgatctaaaaggtttgccgcctatcattgtcaatacagtcaacaatgtaagaaaaaatgactgtatgcttcgactgaagttcagatccactcctccagaatggatccagaaggcaaacggtgaagttgaatatattcctccttatcattatgtaagaattattcaaaggaaatatcttcaaccagcctgtgtagggtacaatggccaaccaaactcaagcatcccgtggatgaaggccatgactctagaatatatcaaaaagatcatctctgaggatacctacaataccttcctggcagcaggagaaaaaattatcatcactgcttacgatcatcctgacgtagtcagcagtgacttattcctatctcttaccagaagagagatagattcgacactggcatgcttacgatgggtggaaaaacttgaaactgacaaccactacaagatgtatgttgatacagatgtcgaagacaatgcaacaacagtaaggatggctcaggcagataacgactcgtttgtccttggtcacaattcagaaaccgatgagaacatgtgaagcagcaggtgtagaaaacaccgaaagtccttttggatttttccaaacgtgacttttgcttttcaaaaagcaggtgaaaaacatttcacctaaaggaatctgctttttccccggccgacctccaccaacaggagcactaaggaaagcaggaaatcacggagtcgttctgtatattttgttgttttgaattgtaatttgagttccgctccctatataaggagttttagcttcccttagaaggcattcgaagtaGAAAACATCAGTCTAATATtcgaaaattgagcagaatcagattctctcaaaaataaggaagccatagtagcagcagTAGTAGGTTTTATATAAATCTCTTTATGCAAGTGTGCATCTGattccaagtaagtatttgtaatcaagttatgagtagctaagcagcttctagctgtttgcccaagagtgaggctctgggttctgtatctgtatttatgtttgaataaataaattcagtttgtgcTCAGTACCCcgtcacaaaaatattttgttatttctgcatttgaaagtagcagtagcagtagcagtttgTAGCAGTAGCAGTTATTAGGTTTTTGTTTAAAAGCCTACATCCTTTATTATACTAAGGcaacagtgattccgccctgttagtagccgcttagacaggaagtcgttaggcgaagTTGTGGCATGATGAAGGTtagtccttaggctgatactgtgtgAAGACTTTTTAGCAGGAAATATTGGCTGTTACtgtaaaaaattgtgaaaaggtaaaaagaaatagggtgtgtccttaattgtataaggGGAAAGGTTGTGGagttttttgttaaacaaaaggtGGTCTGGTAGTCCTTTGTAGTTATCCCAAAACAAAAAGGGTAATACAACTGCGTTTCACTTCGGTCATTTCATATAAAAACCCGGAAACCCTCCCCCACTCTGCCGAAATTGCAAGTCTAAACCCTAAATGCTTGTAGAGCGACGAAGCCAGTTTTCAAATGGCGGATTACCTACCCGAACATCTGATAGTTCAAATCCTGCAGAGGTTGCCGATCAAATCCCTAATCCGCTTCACCTCCGTTTCGAAACGCTGGCGTCTCATCATATTGTCGGACCCAAATTTCGCCAAATCCCAATTCCAGCAATCCCGGAGTCGCAGAGTCCTCTGCCTCGACCGCAAAGAATCTGAGTTCGATTCCCGGGACATGGAGTCGCCGTGGTCCACTGGAGAAAGCTCTACTGACAGAAAGCTCAGCTGCCCATTCAAGCAGCCGGGCTATAATCTCAACGCACTCTTCTCCTGCAATGGTTTAGTATGTGCAGCTCTGTCTGATCGAAACTGGACCGATTTGAACATCTATCTCTGGAACCCATCAACTCAGTTCTTCAAAAAACTACCCGGTGCTCCCTTACGATTTCCATTTACACGCTGTTATGGTTTTGGCTACTTGTCAGCCACTGGCGACTACAGAGTTCTCATAGGCAACTTCTGCACATTGAACAATAACCACCACATCTTCTCATCGAACACTAACAGTTGGAAAAGTATCCAATCCCCTTTACCTGTCCAAAGAGACGATCAGTGGATTCTTTCAAATGAGGCACTTCATTCGGTTGAGAAGGAGATACTTGCTTTCGATTTAAACCATGATAAGTTTCAAACAATGCCGCTGCCTGACCCGGAACCGGGTCAGTATATCAGAGAGCTAGGGGACTTTAGAGGCTGCCTGTGTGCATTTGATTATAAGAATCAATGTATTGGCTTTATTGATTTGTGGGTCATGAAAGAATATAACGTGGGTGAGTCCTGGACTAAGTTCTTTACCTTAAAGATTTTTGATCTGCAGCCTATGGTTGTACGTTATTTAAGGCCGATCATGGTTATGGAAACTAGTACAATTCTGGAGATAGAGCTTTCTAATGATCGTAGGCTTATTGATACTGAGTTCAAGTTGATAAAGAGTTGTCATAAGGAAGAGAAGTTTGAAACACATAAGATTAGCAGGAAGATGTATGCCAAAATGATTGGATATGAAGAGAGTCTACTTTGGCTTGGTTAGTCATTCTCATTTTCAACTCctattttcttctttcattcaaATTGTTTCAGTTCACATGAGTAACTAATCTGAGTCACTCTCATGATAATATCATATATGTTCACCGTATCATTTACTTTTTTGAGGTTTAGTTTCAGACTTAAGCAACTGTAAAGGCATCTCTAAACTTTGATATATATCTTCATGCATAAATCTGTGTTTGTGTTTGCTATAAACAGCCTAGACAGAGCAAAGGCTATTGCGTTATTTAAAACAGAGAAAGGACACACCATAATGACTTGCTTATAGTTTGTGATAGTGGGCTTCCCTACCAGGCTGCCACATTTGGTTGCCGTGATGCAATATAATGGAGACTGCACACCATGTTtcatcatttttttgttttatagtCCAGGTTTTGCATAACCAGTCAATATGTAATACATGCAAAAAGATGGCATTTGGTTATAGATTTCCTTCCATCTCTTTCTTATTATGTATTTGCGAATTGGATATGTAATACATGTAAAAAGGTATCAGGAAGTTTTTCTGTGACTGTAAATTGCTCTGTTTGCGGTTCAGGAGTCCATAACAACAGGAACTGCCCTATGGAACTAGCCAAGAAGGCTAGGAATGCTTCAGAAGCTGAGGTGAGCTTCAATCACATCATGATGACTTCTGATAATCTATTAGTGTGTTGGATCGACGTTAAAATTGGTTACCTTTGTGTGTTTGTTCGACTAGGGGCAGAATAATGGAGAACAAGGCAGAATGAATAGTGTCAATGTGGCTAACCAAGGGTCAAATCCTGTCAATGTGTGTGTTCAAAACCATGGCAGCAGCTCTGTTGATGTCCAACTGCAAACAAAACAGGCAACTGTAAAGGAGCAGGTCAGTCCACTTAGAATTAGtgtaattgtaaataaaaagTTTACTCTGTAGTTCTTTGTTCATATTGGTCCACTCCTATAGGCTATGATGGTTATGATGTACTCCTTGTTTGATTTgcctctttatttatttatttatttattttttgataaagTAATTGTGTACGTACTAACCGTTTTTGGACATGATTTGCTGCATGTACGttgtctttctcttttctttttgatttaGGTTTCTCATTCATGTAAATGACATATTTTTTCCAAGCAGACATAAGCTCTTGTTTAATGAAGATTGGTAATTGTGTGTATTTGCTTTCTGGTATGTCTATCAAATTTTCTCGGCAGATTTAGTCTTTTTGAAATTATTATCAAGCAGCTCTTTAACTTTtcatttgtgtgatggtgttgtAATAAAATGTTGCAATAATTGTTGTTTTCCAGGTCAGCAGAGCACCAAAGAGATCAAGAAAGGTTTGAGAGTCATCTTCTGCAGCTCAAACATCACAAACTGCTCAAGCAACCTCCCAAATTGTTCTGTCATCATCCCAAAGCCCCTGTATCTGCCTCACAGCCAACTTAATCATCACGGAACAGTGTCTCCCAACTCCAGATTAGACCCAGTCCCCAGTTGGTCAAGAAGGTCCAACATTGGCAAGAAAGTGTAACAAGACACCAGAGAAACCAATTGGAccaaaacaaccaagcaaggCAATATCTGATCTCCAAAAGCAGCCTAAAAGAGACTTCAGAAAGCCATCATGGAAATTGCGATTTGAATACCAAATAGGAAATGTCCCTTCTGTTGTGGTCAGTATGATGTTTTTTTTGCGCATCTTAGTACTCTACATTTtatatttgaatttgttatggGATATGTTTGAATACCAAATGGGAACAGACTTGGATAGTTGGAACAGACTTCATACGGATGCCCAACTATGTAGAACTCAGTTATTATTGCACTTTTGGCATTTGTTTTCCGTTGATAAAGAGTTGTCATAAGGAAGAGAAGTTTGAAACACTTGGGGTTAGCAGGAAGATGTATGGCACCATGATTGGATATGAAGAGAGTCTACTTTGGCTTGGTTAGTCATTCCTCATTTTCAACTCCTATTTTCTTCCATCATTCAAATTGTTTCAGTTCACGTTCATTAGTAACTAATCTGAGTAACTCTCATGATAATACCACATATGTTCACCGTACCATTTgctttttctaggttttgtttgcGACTGTAAAGGCATCTCTAAACTTTGATATTCATGcataaatatgtgtttgtgtttgcTATAAACCACCTAAACAGTGCAAAGGCCATGGCGTTATTTAAAACACAGAAAGGACATACCATAATGACTTGCTTATAGTTTGTGACGGTGGCCTTCCCTACCAGGCTGCCACATTCGGTTGCCATGATGTAATATAATGGAGATTGCACACTGTGTTTCgtcatttttctgttttataATCCAGGTTTTGCATAACCAGTAAATATGTAGTACATGCAAAAAGATGGCATTTGGTTATTGATTTCCTTCCaactctttttttaattttgtatttgcGAATTGGATGTGTAATACATGTAGAAAGGTGTCGAGAAGTCATTATGTGATGGGTAACTTGCTCTATTAGTGGCTCAGGAGACCATAACAGCACCTGCTCCATTCAACAAGCCAAGAAGGTTAGGAATGCTTCAGAAGCTGGGGTGAGTTTCAATCACATCATGATGACTTCTGATAATCTATTAGTGTGTTGGATCAATGTTGAAATTGGTTACCTTTGTGTGTTTGTTCGACTAGGGGCAGAATAATGGAGAACAAGGCAGAATGAATGTCAATGTGGATAACCAAGGGTCAAATCCTGTCAATGTGTGTGTTCAAAACCATGGCAGCAGCTCTGTTGATGTCCAACTGCaaacaaaacaagcaacggtAAAGGAGCATGTCAGTCCACTTAGAATTAGTgtaattgtaaataaatagtTTACTCTGTAGTTCTTGGTTCATATTGGTCTGCTCCTATAGGCTATTATGGTTATGATGTACACCTTGTTTGATTTgcctctttatttatttattttttttgataaaGTAATTGTGTACGTACTAACTGTTTTTGGACATGATTTGCTGCCTATACGttgtctttctttttcctttttgatttAGGTTTCTCATTCATGTAAATGAAATATTTTTTCCAAGCAGACATATGCTCTTGTTTAATGAATTTCCAAATAGACATATGCTTTTGTTTAATGAAGACTGGTAATTGTGTGTATTTGCTTTCTGGTATATCTATAAAATTTTCTCGGCAGATTTAGTCTTTTTGAAATTGTTATCAAGCAGCTCTTTAACTTTtcatttgtgtgatggtgttgtAATGGAATGTTGCAATAATTGTTGTTTTCCAGGGCAGCAGAGCACCAAAGAGATCAAGAAAGGTTTGAGAGTCATCTTCTGCTGCTCAAACACACAAACTGCTCAAGCAACCACCCAAATTGTTCTGTCAACATCCCAAAGCCCTTGCATCTGCCTCACAGCCAACTCAATCATCACGGTCTCCCAGCTCCTGATTAGACCCAGTCCCTGGTTGGTCAAGGAGGTCCAACACTGGCAAGAAAGTGGAACAAGACACCAGAGAAACCAATTGGACCAAAACTACCAAGCGAGGCAATATCTGATCTCCAAAAGCAGCCTAAAAGAGTCTTCAGAAAGCCATCATGGAAATTGCGATTTGAATACCAAATAGGAAATTTCCCTTGGGTTCCGTTGTGGTCAgtatgatgttttttttttgcgcATCTTAGTACTCTACGTTTtatatttgaatttgttatggGAT
It encodes:
- the LOC112202571 gene encoding F-box/kelch-repeat protein At3g23880 isoform X3 — its product is MADYLPEHLIVQILQRLPIKSLIRFTSVSKRWRLIILSDPNFAKSQFQQSRSRRVLCLDRKESEFDSRDMESPWSTGESSTDRKLSCPFKQPGYNLNALFSCNGLVCAALSDRNWTDLNIYLWNPSTQFFKKLPGAPLRFPFTRCYGFGYLSATGDYRVLIGNFCTLNNNHHIFSSNTNSWKSIQSPLPVQRDDQWILSNEALHSVEKEILAFDLNHDKFQTMPLPDPEPGQYIRELGDFRGCLCAFDYKNQCIGFIDLWVMKEYNVGESWTKFFTLKIFDLQPMVVRYLRPIMVMETSTILEIELSNDRRLIDTEFKLIKSCHKEEKFETHKISRKMYAKMIGYEESLLWLGVHNNRNCPMELAKKARNASEAEGQNNGEQGRMNSVNVANQGSNPVNVCVQNHGSSSVDVQLQTKQATVKEQT
- the LOC112202571 gene encoding F-box protein At3g07870 isoform X5; translated protein: MADYLPEHLIVQILQRLPIKSLIRFTSVSKRWRLIILSDPNFAKSQFQQSRSRRVLCLDRKESEFDSRDMESPWSTGESSTDRKLSCPFKQPGYNLNALFSCNGLVCAALSDRNWTDLNIYLWNPSTQFFKKLPGAPLRFPFTRCYGFGYLSATGDYRVLIGNFCTLNNNHHIFSSNTNSWKSIQSPLPVQRDDQWILSNEALHSVEKEILAFDLNHDKFQTMPLPDPEPGQYIRELGDFRGCLCAFDYKNQCIGFIDLWVMKEYNVGESWTKFFTLKIFDLQPMVVRYLRPIMVMETSTILEIELSNDRRLIDTEFKLIKSCHKEEKFETHKISRKMYAKMIGYEESLLWLG
- the LOC112202571 gene encoding F-box/kelch-repeat protein At3g23880 isoform X1, with protein sequence MADYLPEHLIVQILQRLPIKSLIRFTSVSKRWRLIILSDPNFAKSQFQQSRSRRVLCLDRKESEFDSRDMESPWSTGESSTDRKLSCPFKQPGYNLNALFSCNGLVCAALSDRNWTDLNIYLWNPSTQFFKKLPGAPLRFPFTRCYGFGYLSATGDYRVLIGNFCTLNNNHHIFSSNTNSWKSIQSPLPVQRDDQWILSNEALHSVEKEILAFDLNHDKFQTMPLPDPEPGQYIRELGDFRGCLCAFDYKNQCIGFIDLWVMKEYNVGESWTKFFTLKIFDLQPMVVRYLRPIMVMETSTILEIELSNDRRLIDTEFKLIKSCHKEEKFETHKISRKMYAKMIGYEESLLWLGVHNNRNCPMELAKKARNASEAEGQNNGEQGRMNSVNVANQGSNPVNVCVQNHGSSSVDVQLQTKQATVKEQVSRAPKRSRKV
- the LOC112202571 gene encoding F-box protein At3g07870 isoform X4; this encodes MADYLPEHLIVQILQRLPIKSLIRFTSVSKRWRLIILSDPNFAKSQFQQSRSRRVLCLDRKESEFDSRDMESPWSTGESSTDRKLSCPFKQPGYNLNALFSCNGLVCAALSDRNWTDLNIYLWNPSTQFFKKLPGAPLRFPFTRCYGFGYLSATGDYRVLIGNFCTLNNNHHIFSSNTNSWKSIQSPLPVQRDDQWILSNEALHSVEKEILAFDLNHDKFQTMPLPDPEPGQYIRELGDFRGCLCAFDYKNQCIGFIDLWVMKEYNVGESWTKFFTLKIFDLQPMVVRYLRPIMVMETSTILEIELSNDRRLIDTEFKLIKSCHKEEKFETHKISRKMYAKMIGYEESLLWLERCREVIM
- the LOC112202571 gene encoding F-box/kelch-repeat protein At3g23880 isoform X2; translated protein: MADYLPEHLIVQILQRLPIKSLIRFTSVSKRWRLIILSDPNFAKSQFQQSRSRRVLCLDRKESEFDSRDMESPWSTGESSTDRKLSCPFKQPGYNLNALFSCNGLVCAALSDRNWTDLNIYLWNPSTQFFKKLPGAPLRFPFTRCYGFGYLSATGDYRVLIGNFCTLNNNHHIFSSNTNSWKSIQSPLPVQRDDQWILSNEALHSVEKEILAFDLNHDKFQTMPLPDPEPGQYIRELGDFRGCLCAFDYKNQCIGFIDLWVMKEYNVGESWTKFFTLKIFDLQPMVVRYLRPIMVMETSTILEIELSNDRRLIDTEFKLIKSCHKEEKFETHKISRKMYAKMIGYEESLLWLGVHNNRNCPMELAKKARNASEAENNGEQGRMNSVNVANQGSNPVNVCVQNHGSSSVDVQLQTKQATVKEQVSRAPKRSRKV